A DNA window from Phragmites australis chromosome 11, lpPhrAust1.1, whole genome shotgun sequence contains the following coding sequences:
- the LOC133885593 gene encoding GTPase ERA1, chloroplastic, translating into MELGLVLRLVAPPPPPCHSRRALPPPLPFLSPSTLRGSCVRSSRLEHGVGVMSSASMTYSGVEEEEMVEEEEEAEGTVSTRPRLELIEKPDRSLALLDEYESEELGTSLCANHRSGYVAVLGKPNVGKSTLINQIVGQKLSIVTDKPQTTRHRILGICSEPEYQIILYDTPGVIKKEMHKLDSMMMKNVRSAIGSADCVLVVVDACKVPEKIDEMLEEGVGNKDTKLPVLLVLNKKDLIKPGEIAKKLEWYKKFTNVDDVIPISAKFGHGVDDIKEWILSKLPMGPAYYPKDIASEHPERFFVGEIVREKIFVQYRQEIPYSCQVNVVSYKSRPTAKDFIQVEILVEKESQRSIILGKDGKAIKMLATASRLDIEDFLQKKVYLEIEVKVKENWRQDERLLKRYGYGGEIQAL; encoded by the exons ATGGAGCTAGGCCTCGTGCTCCGGCtcgtcgcgccgccgccgccgccctgtcACTCCCGTCGAGCGCTTCCCCCGCCGCTGCCTTTTCTTTCTCCGTCTACGCTGCGGGGAAGCTGCGTCCGCTCCTCGAGGCTGGAGCATGGGGTTGGGGTTATGTCCAGTGCGAGTATGACCTATTCAggagtggaggaggaagaaatggtggaagaggaggaggaagctgaAGGGACGGTGAGCACGAGGCCGCGCCTGGAGCTTATCGAGAAGCCGGACCGGAGCCTGGCGCTGCTGGATGAGTACGAGTCGGAGGAGCTGGGCACCTCTCTTTGCGCCAATCACCGCAGCG GCTATGTTGCTGTTCTGGGGAAGCCAAATGTTGGCAAGAGCACCCTTATAAACCAAATTGTTGGTCAGAAACTTTCAATAGTAACAGATAAACCGCAAACTACACGGCATCGCATTCTCGGTATATGTTCTGAACCAGAATACCAG ATAATACTTTACGACACTCCTGGTGTCATTAAAAAGGAGATGCATAAGCTGGactcgatgatgatgaagaatgTCAGGAGCGCTATTGGCAGTGCAGATTGTGTgcttgttgttgttgatgcttGCAAAGTGCCTGAAAAG ATTGATGAAATGCTGGAAGAAGGTGTGGGAAATAAAGATACTAAACTTCCTGTTCTGCTAGTATTGAACAAGAAAGATCTCATAAAACCAGGAGAAATTGCAAAGAAACTTGAG TGgtataaaaaattcactaatgtTGATGATGTTATACCTATAAGTGCTAAATTTGGTCATGGAGTAGATGATATCAAGGAGTGGATATTGTCAAAGCTCCCTATGGGTCCTGCATACTACCCCAAG GACATAGCCAGTGAACACCCTGAGAGATTTTTTGTTGGTGAAATAGTGAGGGAAAAGATTTTTGTTCAATATAGGCAGGAAATTCCATATTCATGCCAG GTTAATGTTGTCAGTTACAAAAGCAGGCCTACTGCCAAGGATTTCATTCAAGTTGAGATACTTGTTGAGAAGGAATCACAAAGAAGCATTATCCTTGGGAAG GATGGCAAAGCCATAAAGATGTTGGCAACCGCATCAAGGCTTGACATTGAGGATTTCCTGCAAAAGAAGGTTTACCTAGAG ATAGAGGTCAAAGTGAAGGAAAACTGGCGGCAAGATGAACGCCTTTTGAAACGGTATGGGTACGGTGGGGAGATTCAAGCATTATGA
- the LOC133884872 gene encoding uncharacterized protein LOC133884872, producing MGKAKGKQRQDKFYHLAKEQGYRSRAAFKLLQLDARFRFLPTARAVLDLCAAPGGWVQVAVNHAPVGAFVVGVDLVPIRPIRGAYSLTEDITTTKCRASVRRLMDSNGVAAFDVVLHDGSPNVGGAWAQEATSQSALVIDALRLATMFLAPKGAFITKVFRSQDYNAIMYCLKQFFEKVEATKPTASRSTSAEIYIICLRYKAPAKIQPELLDIKHLFSVVPEKNKPRDPLNDRQKRHRDGYDEGNTTLRKVGLASNFIWSEAQTPLEFLGSYNAISFDDPASLDIKNHELTTDEIKNLCEDLFLLDKNGFKHILKWRIRLRRALSSSSQVTPKTDDAAENTKINDDGQLLQEMEELTSVIDRKKKREKKRQSKRRAKDKARKATGMQIDATGDNYGDPDLFSISAIKGGKELQAVESAELNVEDGIGDSEDEGIQAPEDSDEEMDSDEEQQRYDAQLEEMLDEAYERFVTKKGGEVKQERKRAKRINPDADADLLEGGEDDGDDFEMDQGFDEDQDQETNPLLLSLDEQKPTKEQIIEQWYSQDVFTEAGTGVAEQSDSEDEREKLQRNSKKIDTGKKEKLVRAQRLKQDDFEIVPAEPVRTEDDSSSSSDESDEPEEDLDDVSKAEVLAYAKKMLRKKQREQILDDAYNRYVFDDEGLPTWFLEDEKRHRQPMKPVTREEVAAMKAMFKEIDARPAKKVAEAKARKKRVAMRQLDKARQKADAVADQNDINELSKRKMIDRIYRKAMPKKPQKEYVVAKKGVEVRAGKGKVLVDPRMKKDKRARGTGKKGKKGGKSAKGKGSQKGMRGKAGKKTGKSPR from the exons ATGGGGAAGGCAAAAGGGAAGCAGCGGCAGGACAAGTTCTACCACCTCGCCAAGGAGCAGGGGTACCGGAGCCGTGCGGCCTTCAAGCTGCTCCAGCTCGACGCTCGCTTCCGCTTCCTTCCGACGGCTCGTGCGGTGCTCGACCTCTGCGCCGCCCCGGGAGGGTGGGTCCAGGTGGCCGTCAACCATGCCCCCGTGGGAGCCTTCGTCGTCGGCGTCGACCTCGTGCCCATCCGCCCAATCCGCGGCGCCTACTCGCTCACCGAGgacatcaccaccaccaagtGCCGCGCCTCGGTACGGAGGCTGATGGACTCCAACGGCGTCGCCGCCTTCGACGTCGTTCTCCATGACGGCTCCCCCAACGTCGGCGGTGCCTGGGCGCAGGAGGCCACATCGCAGTCGGCGCTCGTTATCGACGCCCTACGCCTCGCTACCATGTTCCTCGCCCCCAAGGGCGCGTTCATCACCAAG GTTTTTAGGTCTCAAGATTACAACGCTATTATGTACTGTCTTAAACAG TTTTTTGAGAAGGTTGAGGCAACTAAACCTACAGCAAGTCGGTCTACCTCTGCTGAAATTTATATCATCTGTCTGAGATATAAAGCTCCCGCAAAGATTCAACCAGAACTTCTTGATATAAAGCACTTGTTCAGTGTGGTTCCAGAAAAGAACAAG CCTAGGGATCCTCTGAATGATAGGCAGAAGAGGCACCGTGATGG GTATGACGAAGGGAATACAACATTGCGGAAAGTCGGTTTGGCATCGAACTTTATATGGTCCGAGGCCCAGACGCCGCTGGAGTTTTTGGGTTCCTACAATGCGATTTCATTTGATGATCCAGCATCTCTTGACATCAAGAACCACGAGCTTACAACAGATGAG ATAAAAAATCTCTGCGaggatttatttttattggataAAAATGGTTTCAAGCATATCTTGAA ATGGCGGATTCGCTTACGGAGAGCACTGTCATCATCTTCACAAGTCACCCCAAAGACTGATGATGCTGCAGAGAACACAAAGATCAACGATGATGGCCAACTTCTACAGGAAATGGAAGAATTGACCAGTGTCATTgatagaaagaaaaagagagagaaaaaacgtCAGTCAAAGCGTCGAGCAAAG GATAAAGCGCGCAAGGCAACAGGAATGCAGATAGATGCTACAGGAGACAACTATGGAGATCCTGACTTATTTTCTATTAGTGCTATCAAG gGTGGAAAAGAACTTCAAGCTGTTGAATCAGCAGAGCTTAATGTGGAAGATGGCATTGGAGACAGTGAGGATGAGGGaattcaagctcctgaagactCTGATGAGGAAATGGACTCTGATGAAGAACAACAGAG GTATGATGCCCAGCTCGAGGAGATGCTTGATGAAGCTTATGAGCGCTTTGTAACGAAAAAGGGCGGGGAAGTAAAACAAGAACGTAAGCGTGCAAAGCGAATCAATCCTGACGCTGATGCAGACTTGTTAGAG GGaggtgaagatgatggtgacgATTTTGAAATGGATCAAGGTTTTGAcgaagatcaagatcaagagacAAATCCCCTTTTATTATCTCTAGATGAACAGAAGCCAACTAAAGAGCAGATTATAGAGCAGTGGTACAGTCAGGATGTGTTCACAGAAGCAGGAACAGGCGTTGCTGAGCAGAGTGATAGTGAagatgaaagagagaagttgcAGAGGAATTCGAAAAAGATAGATACTGgtaaaaaggaaaaactggTTAGAGCACAGCGTTTGAAACAAGATGATTTTGAGATTGTACCAGCAGAACCAGTTAGAACTGAAGATgactcatcttcatcttctgatGAGTCAGATGAACCAGAGGAGGATCTCGATGATGTATCGAAGGCTGAAGTACTAGCCTATGCAAAGAAGATGCTGAGGAAGAAGCAGAGAGAGCAGATACTTGATGATGCTTACAACAGGTACGTGTTTGATGATGAAGGTCTACCTACATGGTttcttgaggatgaaaagaggCATAGACAGCCTATGAAGCCTGTTACACGTGAGGAAGTAGCCGCCATGAAGGCTATGTTTAAGGAGATTGATGCCCGTCCAGCCAAAAAGGTTGCAGAGGCCAAGGCTCGGAAGAAGCGAGTTGCCATGAGGCAATTGGACAAGGCACGCCAAAAGGCAGATGCCGTCGCAGACCAGAATGACATAAACGAGCTGTCAAAGAGGAAGATGATCGACCGCATTTACAGGAAGGCGATGCCAAAGAAGCCTCAGAAGGAGTACGTCGTTGCAAAGAAGGGAGTTGAGGTGAGGGCTGGCAAAGGGAAGGTATTGGTGGATCCGCGGATGAAGAAGGACAAGAGGGCCAGGGGGACTGGGAAGAAAGGGAAGAAGGGTGGCAAAAGCGCCAAGGGGAAGGGTAGCCAGAAAGGCATGAGAGGGAAAGCTGGGAAGAAGACCGGGAAATCCCCGAGGTAA
- the LOC133884870 gene encoding aspartic proteinase oryzasin-1-like, protein MGTRSVALVLLAAVLLQTLLPPSAAEGLVRIALKKRPIDQNNRLATRLSGEEEERRQGLRGANSLGASGEGDIIALKNYMNAQYFGEIGVGTPVQKFTVIFDTGSSNLWVPSSKCYFSIACYFHSRYKSGQSSTYKKNGKPADIHYGTGAISGYFSEDSVTVGDLVVKNQEFIEATREPSLTFMVAKFDGILGLGFQEISVGNAVPVWYNMVKQGLISDPVFSFWFNRHADNGEGGEIVFGGMDRSHYKGNHTYVPVTQKGYWQFDMGDVLIGGKSTGFCAGGCAAIADSGTSLLAGPTAIITEINEKIGATGVVSQECKTVVSQYGQQILDLLLAETQPAKICSQVGLCTFDGTHGVSAGIQSVVDDEAGKSNGLGSDPMCSACEMAVVWMQNQLAQNKTQDLILNYINQLCDRLPSPMGESSVDCASLKSLPDIAFSIGGKKFAVKPEQYILKVGEGPAAQCISGFTALDIPPPRGPLWILGDVFMGAYHTVFDYGKQRVGFAQSA, encoded by the exons ATGGGAACCCGCAGTGTCGCCTTGGTGCTCCTCGCGGCCGTACTGCTCCAAACCCTCCTCCCCCCGTCGGCGGCGGAGGGTTTGGTGCGCATCGCGCTGAAGAAGCGGCCGATTGACCAGAACAACCGCCTCGCCACGCGCCTctccggcgaggaggaagagcgCCGGCAGGGCCTCCGCGGCGCCAACTCCCTGGGCGCCTCGGGTGAGGGCGACATCATCGCGCTGAAGAACTACATGAACGCGCAGTACTTTGGGGAGATCGGCGTTGGCACGCCGGTGCAGAAGTTCACCGTAATCTTCGACACCGGCAGCTCCAACCTCTGGGTGCCGTCCTCCAAGTGCTACTTCTCG ATAGCTTGCTACTTCCACTCGCGCTACAAGTCAGGGCAGTCAAGCACTTACAAGAAGAACG GAAAGCCTGCTGACATTCATTATGGAACTGGTGCAATTTCTGGGTATTTTAGTGAGGACAGTGTCACAGTAGGTGATCTGGTTGTGAAAAATCAG GAATTTATTGAAGCTACAAGGGAGCCAAGCCTTACTTTCATGGTAGCGAAATTTGATGGTATCCTTGGGCTAGGATTTCAGGAAATATCTGTTGGAAATGCAGTTCCCGTGTG GTATAACATGGTAAAGCAAGGTCTCATCAGCGACCCTGTTTTCTCTTTCTGGTTCAACCGACATGCTGACAATGGAGAAGGAGGTGAAATTGTGTTTGGTGGAATGGATCGTAGCCACTACAAGGGCAATCATACATATGTCCCAGTCACTCAGAAGGGATATTGGCAG TTTGACATGGGTGATGTCCTGATTGGTGGGAAGTCCACAG GATTTTGTGCTGGCGGTTGTGCAGCAATTGCAGATTCTGGAACTTCCTTGCTTGCTGGCCCCACA GCCATAATTACTGAAATCAATGAAAAGATTGGTGCTACTGGGGTAGTCAGCCAGGAGTGCAAGACAGTTGTTTCTCAGTATGGGCAACAGATCCTAGATCTGCTTCTTGCGGAG ACACAGCCAGCAAAGATCTGTTCTCAGGTTGGTTTGTGTACTTTTGATGGAACTCATGGTGTTAG TGCTGGAATTCAGAGCGTAGTGGATGATGAAGCTGGGAAATCGAATGGCCTCGGTAGCGATCCAATGTGCAGTGCCTGTGAGATGGCTGTTGTATGGATGCAGAACCAACTTGCACAGAACAAGACCCAGGACCTCATACTGAACTACATTAATCAG CTATGTGACCGTCTCCCTAGTCCCATGGGAGAATCATCTGTGGACTGTGCCAGTCTTAAATCCCTGCCCGACATTGCGTTCTCCATTGGAGGCAAAAAGTTCGCAGTGAAACCAGAGCAG TATATTCTGAAGGTTGGTGAGGGACCCGCTGCCCAGTGCATCAGTGGATTCACAGCTCTGGACATCCCACCACCTCGCGGCCCTCTCTG GATCTTGGGTGATGTTTTCATGGGAGCCTACCATACCGTCTTCGATTACGGGAAGCAGAGGGTTGGCTTCGCACAGTCGGCCTAA
- the LOC133884255 gene encoding probable WRKY transcription factor 31, with the protein MESYVGAGLKRKSGNGAPSAERGMPPSAAGEGFPAVVLGYDDGGGKARAEERRVVDEMDFFKTERGERKETTADHAASGPDDLSIKKDDLTINMGLHVGWRKSRSEESIVDDGVCSNGGEHRETKAELSLTKAELGRLTEENKRLKNMLSNVTTNYNSLQMHLVTLMQQRNHRGLSAPCHELNIGPEKKDQEGSLLPRQFIGLGTASIPHEPSDSVVGVDAPGSDRAPSPSNLDTAVPKPMDYCPGKGNSGVINNKDIMPLPAFDHHHGVHEGDQSGGSPEPPPHQVPQGWLRNKVPKFLPTKGPEPVPEAATMRKARVSVRARSEAAMISDGCQWRKYGQKMAKGNPCPRAYYRCTMAAGCSVRKQVQRCAEDRTVLITTYEGNHNHPLPPAAMAMASTTAAAASMLLSGSMPSADGSLMAGSNFLARAVLPCSSSVATISASAPFPTVTLDLTQTAPGAPSTQPPRPEPAQLQAALAEAARPVPLPQLFGQKLYDPSKLSAVQIAAGTKAVDGGTLTDDTVSAATVAIASDPNFTAVLRAALTSYLGSSSSSGAGAGESTGTVQPPVSGVGDSCSRDDKIGEQNI; encoded by the exons ATGGAGTCCTACGTGGGCGCGGGCCTCAAGCGCAAGAGCGGTAATGGCGCGCCGAGCGCCGAGCGGGGCATGCCGCCGTCGGCTGCCGGGGAGGGGTTCCCGGCAGTGGTGCTGGGctacgacgacggcggcgggaAGGCCCGCGCGGAGGAGCGGCGGGTGGTGGACGAGATGGACTTCTTCAAGAcggagaggggggagaggaagGAGACCACGGCCGATCACGCCGCCAGCGGCCCCGACGATCTCAGCATCAAGAAAGATGACCTCACCATCAAC ATGGGGCTGCACGTCGGCTGGAGGAAAAGCAGGAGCGAGGAATCCATCGTTGACGACGGCGTGTGCTCCAACGGGGGAGAACACAGGGAGACCAAAGCTGAG CTGTCATTGACCAAAGCCGAGCTTGGGCGCCTAACCGAAGAGAACAAGCGGCTCAAGAACATGCTGAGCAATGTGACCACAAACTACAACTCTCTCCAAATGCACCTTGTTACACTGATGCAGCAAAGGAACCATAGAGGCCTAAGCGCTCCATGCCATGAG CTGAATATTGGTCCGGAGAAGAAGGACCAGGAGGGGAGCCTGCTCCCGCGGCAGTTCATCGGCCTCGGCACTGCCTCGATACCCCACGAGCCGTCTGACTCCGTGGTGGGCGTGGACGCGCCCGGCAGCGACCGCGCGCCGTCGCCTAGCAACCTGGACACGGCCGTACCAAAGCCGATGGACTACTGCCCGGGCAAGGGAAACAGCGGAGTGATCAACAACAAGGACATCATGCCGTTGCCGGCGTTCGATCACCACCACGGCGTCCACGAGGGGGACCAGAGCGGCGGCAgcccggagccgccgccgcaccAGGTGCCGCAGGGCTGGCTCCGCAATAAGGTGCCCAAGTTCCTCCCCACCAAGGGACCCGAGCCGGTCCCGGAGGCCGCCACCATGCGTAAGGCCCGCGTCTCCGTCCGAGCTCGGTCCGAGGCCGCCATG ATCAGTGATGGATGCCAATGGAGGAAGTACGGGCAGAAGATGGCCAAGGGCAACCCGTGCCCACGCGCGTATTACCGGTGCACGATGGCCGCCGGCTGCTCGGTCCGCAAGCAG GTTCAGAGATGCGCCGAGGACCGGACGGTTCTGATCACGACGTACGAGGGGAACCACAACCACCCGCTGCCGCCGGCCGCGATGGCGATGGCGTcgacaacggcggcggcggcgtccatGCTGCTGTCCGGCTCGATGCCGAGCGCGGACGGCAGCCTCATGGCGGGGTCCAACTTCCTGGCGCGCGCCGTGCTGCCGTGCTCGTCCAGCGTCGCCACCATCTCGGCGTCGGCGCCATTCCCCACGGTCACGCTCGACCTCACACAGACAGCGCCTGGCGCGCCGTCCACGCAGCCGCCGCGCCCGGAGCCCGCCCAACTCCAGGCCGCGCTTGCCGAGGCCGCGCGGCCGGTGCCGCTGCCGCAGCTGTTCGGGCAGAAGCTGTACGACCCATCCAAGCTCTCtgccgtgcagatcgcggcCGGCACCAAGGCGGTGGACGGGGGCACACTGACCGACGACACGGTCAGCGCGGCCACGGTCGCCATCGCGTCGGACCCCAACTTCACCGCGGTGCTCCGGGCCGCGCTCACGTCGTACttaggcagcagcagcagcagtggtgCCGGGGCCGGCGAGAGCACCGGCACCGTGCAGCCGCCGGTGAGCGGGGTCGGCGATAGCTGTAGTAGAGATGACAAGATTGGGGAACAGAACATCTGA